In Solanum pennellii chromosome 3, SPENNV200, a single window of DNA contains:
- the LOC107012643 gene encoding probable inactive poly [ADP-ribose] polymerase SRO5 isoform X2 gives MENFVKPQFFSFLREEAAAVVQRYSPHHKFMAHSGFGNQFAQSTSSSADDVQDPEVSDSESSVVGSVHEERSSGLMRIDEGDKVYGIISNKFLSGLGCFGLSTEITAIQKETCSSFVKQAKLQSFLIFSKAVEKKCGGNANVKYAWFGGSKDEISNIFSHGFSHPSKNGAYSQAICLSPDDNSHDCLQAAVPDKNGVRHLLLCRVILGKTEVVHPGSGQCHPSSEEYDTGVDNLSSPRKFIVWSTHMNSYVFPEFLVSFRVISHAKESQRNAVPIQNPKSPWITFPALISALSKFLPPQTVKLITKYHNDHKGRKITRRDLIQQVRKLAGDELLTAIIKSCKNKQSKGSTGNSSSTSSINFEQRDGGCCACHKSC, from the exons ATGGAGAACTTTGTGAAGCCTCAGTTCTTCTCCTTTCTGCGTGAGGAAGCAGCAGCAGTAGTTCAACGGTACTCACCGCATCACAAGTTTATGGCTCATTCAGgatttggaaatcaatttgccCAATCTACAAGTTCAAGCGCCGATGACGTGCAAGATCCAGAAGTTTCCGATTCGGAGAGTTCGGTTGTTGGTTCGGTACATGAAGAGAGAAGTTCTGGTTTGATGAGAATTGATGAAGGCGATAAGGTATATGGTATTATTAGCAACAAGTTCCTATCGGGTTTGGGTTGTTTTGGATTATCGACTGAAATTACGGCAATTCAGAAGGAGACTTGCTCTAGTTTTGTCAAGCAAGCGAAGCTTCAATCGTTTCTTATTTTCTCTAAAGCGGTGGAGAAGAAGTGCGGTGGGAATGCTAATGTGAAGTATGCTTGGTTTGGAGGTTCGAAAGATGAGATTAGCAATATATTTTCACATGGATTTTCTCATCCATCAAAAAATGGAGCTTATTCTCAAGCCATATGCCTTTCTCCGGATGATAATTCACACGATTG CCTGCAAGCTGCTGTTCCTGATAAAAATGGAGTAAGGCATCTATTGCTTTGTCGCGTAATACTGGGAAAAACTGAAGTTGTTCATCCTGGATCAGGACAGTGCCATCCGAGTTCTGAGGAATATGATACAGGGGTTGATAATTTATCATCTCCTAGAAAGTTTATCGTCTGGAGTACTCACATGAACAGTTACGTTTTCCCAGAATTTTTGGTCAGCTTCAGAGTCATCTCACATGCTAAAG AGTCTCAAAGGAATGCAGTTCCTATTCAGAACCCAAAATCACCTTGGATTACATTTCCTGCACTGATTTCTGCTCTATCGAAATTCTTGCCGCCTCAGACCGTCAAATTGATTACGAAGTATCATAATGATCATAAG GGGAGAAAGATCACAAGACGAGACTTGATTCAGCAAGTGAGGAAACTAGCAGGAGACGAGTTGTTAACTGCAATCATCAAATCCTGCAAGAACAAG CAAAGCAAAGGATCAACTGGGAACTCATCCAGCACAAGCTCGATTAACTTCGAGCAACGAGATGGAGGATGCTGTGCTTGCCACAAGAGTTGTTGA
- the LOC107012869 gene encoding uncharacterized protein LOC107012869, whose amino-acid sequence MQARWESSQSPSFNSYSNKNLAEIADRVVQEFRAENGTDEEFFVDDDGGLSCFESGGTLNEKEEEQGNEDEDEFEFSFVKQSEISPVAADEIFYNGQIRPIYPLFNRDLLSDFMNGRSKLNSTSEEISSARPKSIRLPLRKLFMEEEREGNFSCSSSEADDLEGIPEGTYCTWTPKPEEKSAGSCKKSSSTGSSKRWKFRDLLYRSNSDGKDTFVFLTHSFRKKENKAEKTTIDNATKVTAKSKGIPVADGCPAMHYVKNGGGEKRKTYLPYRQDLVGFFATSRNVMPL is encoded by the coding sequence ATGCAGGCGAGGTGGGAGTCATCACAGTCTCCGAGTTTCAATAGTTACTCTAATAAGAATTTGGCTGAAATTGCTGATAGAGTTGTACAAGAGTTCAGGGCTGAAAATGGAACAGATGAGGAGTtttttgttgatgatgatgGAGGTTTGAGTTGTTTTGAGAGTGGAGGAACGTTGAATGAGAAGGAGGAGGAACAAGgaaatgaagatgaagatgaatttGAGTTTTCATTTGTAAAACAGTCTGAAATTTCACCAGTTGCGGCTGATGAGATTTTTTATAATGGACAGATCCGTCCGATATATCCGCTTTTCAATAGGGATTTGTTGTCGGATTTCATGAATGGTAGATCTAAATTGAATTCGACGTCGGAGGAGATTTCTTCTGCTCGACCGAAATCGATTAGGCTTCCGTTACGGAAGCTTTTCATGGAAGAAGAGCGAGAAGGTAACTTTTCGTGCTCATCATCGGAAGCCGATGATCTGGAAGGGATTCCTGAGGGAACGTACTGCACGTGGACGCCTAAACCGGAGGAAAAATCTGCCGGAAGTTGTAAGAAGAGCAGTTCCACAGGCTCCTCAAAACGGTGGAAGTTTCGTGACCTTCTTTACCGGAGCAATAGCGACGGTAAGGATACGTTCGTCTTTTTGACTCATTCGTTCAGAAAGAAGGAAAACAAAGCAGAGAAGACAACGATTGATAATGCAACAAAGGTTACCGCAAAATCAAAGGGAATTCCGGTGGCTGATGGTTGCCCGGCGATGCATTACGTGAAAAACGGAGGCGGCGAGAAAAGGAAAACCTACTTACCGTACAGGCAAGATCTAGTCGGGTTTTTTGCTACGAGTCGGAATGTAATGCCATTGTGA
- the LOC107012643 gene encoding probable inactive poly [ADP-ribose] polymerase SRO5 isoform X1: MENFVKPQFFSFLREEAAAVVQRYSPHHKFMAHSGFGNQFAQSTSSSADDVQDPEVSDSESSVVGSVHEERSSGLMRIDEGDKVYGIISNKFLSGLGCFGLSTEITAIQKETCSSFVKQAKLQSFLIFSKAVEKKCGGNANVKYAWFGGSKDEISNIFSHGFSHPSKNGAYSQAICLSPDDNSHDCLQAAVPDKNGVRHLLLCRVILGKTEVVHPGSGQCHPSSEEYDTGVDNLSSPRKFIVWSTHMNSYVFPEFLVSFRVISHAKESQRNAVPIQNPKSPWITFPALISALSKFLPPQTVKLITKYHNDHKGRKITRRDLIQQVRKLAGDELLTAIIKSCKNKQQSKGSTGNSSSTSSINFEQRDGGCCACHKSC; encoded by the exons ATGGAGAACTTTGTGAAGCCTCAGTTCTTCTCCTTTCTGCGTGAGGAAGCAGCAGCAGTAGTTCAACGGTACTCACCGCATCACAAGTTTATGGCTCATTCAGgatttggaaatcaatttgccCAATCTACAAGTTCAAGCGCCGATGACGTGCAAGATCCAGAAGTTTCCGATTCGGAGAGTTCGGTTGTTGGTTCGGTACATGAAGAGAGAAGTTCTGGTTTGATGAGAATTGATGAAGGCGATAAGGTATATGGTATTATTAGCAACAAGTTCCTATCGGGTTTGGGTTGTTTTGGATTATCGACTGAAATTACGGCAATTCAGAAGGAGACTTGCTCTAGTTTTGTCAAGCAAGCGAAGCTTCAATCGTTTCTTATTTTCTCTAAAGCGGTGGAGAAGAAGTGCGGTGGGAATGCTAATGTGAAGTATGCTTGGTTTGGAGGTTCGAAAGATGAGATTAGCAATATATTTTCACATGGATTTTCTCATCCATCAAAAAATGGAGCTTATTCTCAAGCCATATGCCTTTCTCCGGATGATAATTCACACGATTG CCTGCAAGCTGCTGTTCCTGATAAAAATGGAGTAAGGCATCTATTGCTTTGTCGCGTAATACTGGGAAAAACTGAAGTTGTTCATCCTGGATCAGGACAGTGCCATCCGAGTTCTGAGGAATATGATACAGGGGTTGATAATTTATCATCTCCTAGAAAGTTTATCGTCTGGAGTACTCACATGAACAGTTACGTTTTCCCAGAATTTTTGGTCAGCTTCAGAGTCATCTCACATGCTAAAG AGTCTCAAAGGAATGCAGTTCCTATTCAGAACCCAAAATCACCTTGGATTACATTTCCTGCACTGATTTCTGCTCTATCGAAATTCTTGCCGCCTCAGACCGTCAAATTGATTACGAAGTATCATAATGATCATAAG GGGAGAAAGATCACAAGACGAGACTTGATTCAGCAAGTGAGGAAACTAGCAGGAGACGAGTTGTTAACTGCAATCATCAAATCCTGCAAGAACAAG CAGCAAAGCAAAGGATCAACTGGGAACTCATCCAGCACAAGCTCGATTAACTTCGAGCAACGAGATGGAGGATGCTGTGCTTGCCACAAGAGTTGTTGA
- the LOC107014579 gene encoding 1-deoxy-D-xylulose 5-phosphate reductoisomerase, chloroplastic has product MALNLLSPAEIKSISFLDNSKSSYNLSHLKFSGGLSIRRKECSGAFAKRVQCSAQPPPPPAWPGRAVAEPGRQSWDGPKPISIVGSTGSIGTQTLDIVAENPDKFRVVALAAGSNVTLLADQVKTFRPKLVAVRNESLVEELKDALADMEDKPEIIPGEQGVIEVARHPDAVTVVTGIVGCAGLKPTVAAIEAGKDIALANKETLIAGGPFVLPLAHKHKVKILPADSEHSAIFQCIQGLPEGALRRIILTASGGAFRDWPVEKLKEVKVADALKHPNWNMGKKITVDSATLFNKGLEVIEAHYLFGAEYDNIEIVIHPQSIIHSMVETQDSSVLAQLGWPDMRLPILYTLSWPDRVYCSEITWPRLDLCKLGSLTFKAPDNVKYPSMDLAYSAGRAGGTMTGVLSAANEKAVELFISERISYLDIFKIVELTCAKHREELVSSPSLEEIIHYDLWARDYAASLEPSSGLSPALV; this is encoded by the exons ATGGCCCTCAATTTGCTTTCTCCTGCTGAAATTAAGTCAATCTCTTTCTTGGACAATTCAAAGTCCAGCTACAATCTTAGCCATCTTAAGTTCTCAG GTGGACTGTCTATCAGAAGAAAGGAGTGCAGTGGGGCATTTGCTAAGAGAGTTCAGTGTTCAGCACAGCCGCCGCCACCTCCTGCCTGGCCTGGAAGGGCTGTTGCTGAGCCGGGAAGGCAGAGTTGGGATGGTCCAAAGCCTATCTCAATTGTTGGGTCGACTGGCTCTATAGGAACTCAG ACTTTGGATATAGTCGCTGAGAATCCAGACAAGTTTAGAGTTGTTGCACTTGCTGCTGGTTCAAATGTGACTCTTCTTGCTGATCAG GTCAAAACATTCAGGCCAAAATTAGTTGCTGTTAGAAATGAATCATTGGTTGAAGAACTCAAAGATGCTCTTGCTGATATGGAAGACAAGCCTGAGATTATACCTGGGGAGCAGGGTGTCATCGAG GTTGCCCGCCACCCTGATGCTGTCACTGTAGTTACAGGAATAGTTGGCTGCGCAGGTTTAAAG CCTACAGTGGCTGCCATCGAAGCAGGAAAAGACATTGCTTTGGCTAATAAAGAGACTTTAATTGCTGGTGGTCCATTTGTCCTTCCTCTTGCACACAAGCATAAAGTGAAGATTCTTCCTGCAGATTCAGAACATTCTGCTATATTCCAG TGCATACAAGGCTTGCCAGAGGGTGCCCTTAGGCGCATTATATTAACTGCATCTGGAGGGGCTTTCAG GGACTGGCCAGTTGAGAAGTTGAAAGAAGTTAaagtagctgatgctttgaagCATCCCAATTGGAACATGGGAAAAAAGATTACTGTTGATTCTGCCACCTTATTCAATAAG GGTCTTGAAGTTATCGAAGCTCACTACCTTTTCGGAGCTGAGTatgacaacattgaaattgtCATCCATCCCCAGTCCATCATACATTCGATGGTGGAAACACAG GATTCATCAGTATTGGCACAGCTAGGGTGGCCTGATATGCGTTTGCCCATCCTTTATACTTTATCCTGGCCCGACAGAGTTTACTGTTCGGAGATTACTTGGCCTCGGCTTGATCTTTGCAA GCTCGGATCATTGACATTTAAAGCTCCTGATAATGTAAAATACCCATCCATGGATCTTGCTTACTCTGCTGGGCGCGCCGGAGGGACCATGACTGGAGTTCTGAGTGCAGCAAATGAGAAGGCAGTGGAATTATTTATTAGTGAGAG AATTAGCTACTTGGATATTTTCAAGATTGTGGAGTTAACATGCGCGAAGCACCGGGAAGAGTTGGTGTCTTCTCCATCGCTGGAGGAAATTATACATTACGATTTGTGGGCTCGAGACTATGCAGCCAGTTTGGAACCATCATCTGGTTTGAGTCCAGCTCTTGTATGA
- the LOC107012151 gene encoding peroxisomal membrane protein PEX14-like: protein METPSDNPPNVDSQNPATMSQPAAKDHDANPEATRENSPASVFVNSEPVREEQVENAVKFLSHPRVRGSPVMYRRSFLERKGLTKEEIDEAFRRVPDPTPTVSTTQPVSANEDEKVKSPSTTQALSASQNLQFASAQQSTTMRKRGYFSHFHWIHAVMAVGIMAASGAGTALLLKHTIIPRFKSWIRKVVMEEEDEKGTLKGRPSLAEEAAVAAKAAAAAAVDVARASQEMLASKTEEKRYFEELTKLLNYQVREMKSMSSALQKLEGKSSTSGRIPAMERDDKRVSISYSTDINDQPPNPYQPVPNPRFGPKPKPWEIGQNQNRSFFQSQGSGDGLNYEYQDSSTPWWQRKSGRITVTEAENEEKFGYTAAPTEVRPVQRSWVPPQPPPVAMAEAAAAIRQPKKSLLQKEKLTSDELMASSSEMSDDDLQRITKISESGGLTETNTSGFGQQLSGAPITNGDNVLNS from the exons ATGGAAACTCCATCTGATAATCCTCCTAACGTTGATTCCCAAAATCCGG CTACCATGTCACAACCAGCTGCTAAAGATCATGATGCCAATCCTGAGGCTACAAGAGAGAATTCTCCAGCTTCTGTATTTGTAAACTCAGAACCAGTTCGGGAGGAGCAAGTCGAAAATGCTGTAAAGTTTCTTTCACATCCAAGGGTTAGGGGATCTCCGGTCATGTATAGGCGTTCTTTTCTTGAGAGGAAGGGGCTTACAAAGGAGGAGATTGATGAAGCCTTTCGTCGAGTTCCG GATCCCACTCCAACTGTTTCTACCACACAGCCAGTATCTGCAAATGAAG ATGAGAAAGTGAAATCTCCATCAACTACTCAAGCACTGTCTGCATCGCAAAATCTGCAGTTTGCATCAGCTCAACAGAGTACTACCATGAGAAAAAGGggatatttttctcatttccaTTGGATTCATGCAGTAATGGCTGTTGGCATAATGGCTGCTTCAGGAGCTGGTACAGCTTTACTTCTCAAG CATACTATTATACCCCGGTTTAAGTCTTGGATTCGCAAAGTTGTAatggaagaagaagatgaaaaaggCACTCTAAAGGGAAGACCAAGTCTAGCAGAAGAAGCTGCTGTTGCTGCAAAAGCAGCTGCTGCTGCTGCAGTTGATGTGGCCCGCGCAAGCCAGGAGATGTTGGCCTCTAAAACTGAAG AGAAAAGGTACTTTGAGGAGCTAACAAAACTGTTAAACTACCAAGTACGAGAGATGAAATCAATGAGTAGCGCCTTACAAAAGCTTGAAG GGAAAAGTAGTACTTCTGGAAGAATACCTGCCATGGAACGAGATGATAAAAGAGTCTCGATTTCCTATTCTACG GATATAAATGACCAACCACCAAATCCTTATCAGCCTGTACCAAATCCTCGTTTTGGTCCAAAGCCTAAG CCTTGGGAAATTGGCCAAAATCAGAACAGGAGTTTCTTTCAATCCCAAGGGAGTGGTGATGGCTTAAATTATGAGTATCAAGACAGTTCAACGCCTTGGTGGCAACGCAAGAGTGGCAGAATAACAGTAACCGAAGCTGAAAACGAAGAGAAGTTTGGATATACTGCTGCACCAACTGAAGTACGACCAGTTCAGCGATCATGGGTTCCTCCCCAGCCACCTCCAGTTGCAATGGCAGAAGCAGCTGCTGCCATCCGTCAACCTAAGAAGTCTTTGTTACAGAAAGAAAAGCTAACCAGTGATGAGTTAATGGCTAGTTCCTCAGAAATGTCAGATGATGACTTGCAGAGGATTACAAAAATCTCCGAATCAGGTGGTCTCACCGAAACTAATACTTCAGGTTTTGGGCAACAGTTGAGTGGGGCACCTATTACAAATGGTGACAATGTCTTGAACAGCTGA